Below is a genomic region from Mycolicibacter hiberniae.
CGGCGCACTGCGCCGCTTCGGCGCCGACACCGCGGTGGCGATCACCGGGATCGCCGGACCCGGCGGCGGGACGCCGGACAAACCGGTGGGCACCGTGTGCTTCTGCATCGCGCTTGGCGACGGCCGCAAGATCACGCGGACGACCCGGCTGCCGGGGGAGCGGGCCGACGTGCGGGAACGCTCGACGACGGTGGCCATGCATCTGCTCTACCGCGCACTGTCAAACGGCTGACTCCTGCCGCCTCCGGTGGTATGAACATCACACCGAGGAGTTGCAGGTGTGAACACGTGGCTGAACGGTTCGGGGTATTGGCTGGGCCGCATGGTGCTCGAACGCGGCATCGCGGCCATCTACGTCATCGCCTTTGTTGCCGCCGCCCGCCAGTTTCGCGCCCTGATCGGGGAACACGGCATGCTGCCGGTCCCGCGGTACCTGCGCCGACGCTCATTCCGGCAGGCCCCCAGCCTCTTTCATCTGCACTACTCTGATCGCTTCTTCGCCGGCCTGTGCTGGCTCGGTGCCGGCGTGGCCGCAGCTTTGGCGCTCGGCGCCGGGGAGCGGGTCCCGCTGTGGGCGGTGATGGTGATCTGGCTGGCGCTGTGGGCGCTGTACCTGTCGATCGTGAACGTCGGGCAGACCTGGTACGCGTTCGGCTGGGAGTCGATTCTGCTGGAATGCGGGCTTTTGGCCGTGTTCTTGGGCAACGACCGGCTTGCACCACCGGTGCTGGTCATGTGGCTGGCGCGGTGGCTGCTGTTTCGGATCGAGTTCGGTGCGGGGCTGATCAAGTTGCGCGGCGACTCCTGCTGGCGCAACCTGACCTGCCTGTACTACCACCACGAAACCCAGCCCATGCCCGGGCCGTTGAGCTGGTTCTTCCACCACCTGCCCAAACCGCTGCACCGCATCGAGGCAGCGGGAAACCATGTCGCTCAACTCGTGGTCCCGTTCGGGCTGTTCGCCCCCCAGCCCGTCGCCGGAGTCGCCGCCGGGATCATCATCGTCACCCAGTTGTGGCTGGTGGCCTCGGGAAACTTCGCCTGGCTGAACTGGATCACGATCGTCCTTGCCGCCGGCGCCCTCGACCAGGCGTGGTTCACCGAACGGATTGCGGGTCTGCAGCCGGCGCCGCTGCCGCAGGCCCCGCTGTGGTTCGCCGGCCTGGTCATGGTCTACGCCGCGACCACGCTGATACTGAGTTACTGGCCGGTGCGCAACATGGCCTCGCGGAGTCAGCGGATGAATGCCAGTTTCAATCCGTTGCATCTGGTCAACACCTACGGTGCGTTCGGCACGGTGGGGCGTTTTCGCAGAGAACTGGTGATCGAGGGGACCACCGACGCCGCACTCACCGAGCGGACCTCATGGCGGGAATACCAGTTCAAAGGAAAACCCGGTGCGGTGCGGCGATGCCCACGCCAGTGGGCGCCCTACCACCTGCGGCTGGACTGGCTGATGTGGTTCGCCGCGCTCTCGCCCCGATACGGGCAACCGTGGTGCGAGGCGTTACTGCAACGCCTGCTGCGCAATGACCGGGACACGCTGCGCCTGTTGGGACGCAACCCGTTTCCCGACGCCCCGCCGCGCTTCGTGCGGATCTTGCTCTACGACTATCGCTTCACCACCTGGGCCGAGCGGCGACGCGACGGGGCATGGTGGCATCGCAGCCTGGTGGGCGTCTACCGGCCGCCGGTATCGGCAACCGGGGCGTCGGCGCCGCCTGAACGCCGCTAGTCATCGCGCCAGGTCCCAATCGTCGGGCGGGACGCCCGGCGGGGCAGGCCGAAGGTGGTGGCGGTCGATGAAGGCCTTGATGAAGTGATACGGGTTGACTCGGGGTTGACCGCGCTCGAGTGCCGGCGGGGATCCATTCGACGCGTCCGGTGTTACCGAGTGCGGTGCGCGGAAACCGG
It encodes:
- a CDS encoding lipase maturation factor family protein, whose protein sequence is MVLERGIAAIYVIAFVAAARQFRALIGEHGMLPVPRYLRRRSFRQAPSLFHLHYSDRFFAGLCWLGAGVAAALALGAGERVPLWAVMVIWLALWALYLSIVNVGQTWYAFGWESILLECGLLAVFLGNDRLAPPVLVMWLARWLLFRIEFGAGLIKLRGDSCWRNLTCLYYHHETQPMPGPLSWFFHHLPKPLHRIEAAGNHVAQLVVPFGLFAPQPVAGVAAGIIIVTQLWLVASGNFAWLNWITIVLAAGALDQAWFTERIAGLQPAPLPQAPLWFAGLVMVYAATTLILSYWPVRNMASRSQRMNASFNPLHLVNTYGAFGTVGRFRRELVIEGTTDAALTERTSWREYQFKGKPGAVRRCPRQWAPYHLRLDWLMWFAALSPRYGQPWCEALLQRLLRNDRDTLRLLGRNPFPDAPPRFVRILLYDYRFTTWAERRRDGAWWHRSLVGVYRPPVSATGASAPPERR